TTTTCAaccccatttccccatgcatttgggtctaatagactgatgtgaccaaaaatctttgaatttggtccagtattgagcaagatTTGCAATGACGGGCCGGCGTGAaccgagctgcaatgtaacctaaAGGGCAATCGTGCAGCCTTGctttttgtccactaaaagtgatttttttgttgttgttactgacaggctcagattgttactaaaagggtctgacaacattatcgatCTCAGGACGTGACTTTTTGTCCGAAGACATCGGTGTGGAGAGTGGAACGCGACTCGAGAAAAAGGCGTTCAGgatgtctgttgttgttgttgttgttgagtgGGCTACAGAAAtgataggctcctgttatctaaaagttTGTCAGTgccatggctcaatatttaaatggttTTGACAACGTGGATGAGGTCGTTGTAATTGGATGGCCGCCcgtattcatttgagccagagtataGGCTATTGGGTATCATCCTCATTCTCAAGCAAGTGATTTACTGTATATGATTGTGAAAATGTGGGGTTTATATTTGATTGCATTTCCTTCCAGTATGTCCACTTCCCATTTTTGTAAAAGAAACTTCAGTCTTGAAATCTGAACATGTAGCTCTTGGATGCACCCCTGCTACATTGTTCCCAATATGTCAAAAAGTATACATTAAAACCAGTATTACAGATGGCCATTGCTATGATTAAATCtagagaaaaaaatgtcaaagggTTACTATGGAGAGGGAGGCAGCATTATGAGATGTTGATATGCATCAGGCCTTTGGACCAGCTGTTGTCCACCTGACACTGGCTCCACTCTTCACTGATGACATCTGAATACACAAAGTAGACAATCAGCCGCATGTTGTACTGCATTGAAATGCACTTTTTCAAAGCAATCATAGTGGCTCTTGTTAACATTTTAATGAGAACAAATGAGATAACCAGCATTATCACTGTAATCAATGTCATCATTACCTAACCAGAGGGCTTTGAATTATCCCTTatgttttttctacatgctTGGTTTGCAGACAGTAGGGGTTTTGCTCTAGCCAGGTAGCAGCTTTGCTGCCATTTATTATCTGACGGTGATGGCAAGTGCAAACAGTTGCTAGGGTAATAACAAAGTTTTATTGCCCTTCCTATTACGTTAATGCTGTCACATAATCTCTTCGTGCTTCCTGTTTGCTAGAAAGCTCTTTCTCATTCACATGATATGGGACAAAAGCTCAGAGCAGACGGATGCTGTCATTGTCGGAGTTCTTTATAAAACAGAGCAGAGCTGTTTCCAAGGTGAATAACAGTTCTGCACAACATCGGTTGCAGAAGGCCTCACTGTCAATTTTATATCAGGTAGTGTGAATGATTAAACATGCAGACTCAGAGTTTGCAAGTAGTTGTGCAAATACTCCACGTGACCATATGTTTACATTTGATTTTTCATTTATGTCATTGGTGTGAGTATATGAGATACTTTAAATACCCATGGCATCGTAAGTGTCATAACTGTAACATGTTTttcattactgtattgtatgtgtatgtgtgtgtactctgCTCAGCAATTTCTATAATAAAGatcaaaatattatttaaaCCATGACAGGAAAAGGACAACACATTTtagcattttatttccaaataatGTAGTTTATTTTCTGGTAcgtaaaaaaagacaaaagtgatataaatataataatataaattaaattgcacgtttttttcatctgttttgGTAAGAAtgtgacacatactgtatattacaggcaaataaatacaaataaatacaaaatcatAAAGTACCTTTCATGCCTGTTCGCAAACAGTGTAAGACTTTGACAGATATACATTTCACATCACAACCACAAATGTTTGCCTAATGGCAAAGAAAAGTGCTTTTCTCCTTCCCTCCCGTTTTGGTTGTCACTCAGTCTGTAATACTTTCACTTGACCTCGATGTACAAACTTCATCTGTGTTCACACAGCAGTCCACTTAAGGCATCAACCTCaaattttatttccattttccttttctcttcaATCGTCGGCGTCTACAGAACAAACCCATCCACTACTGCTCTTGTGACGATCTCTGTGTTTGCACCCGCGTCCAGCTTTATGACGCAGCACCTAATGTCATGCCTTTCGCTTTCTCAACCTTTAAGGCGAACAACTAACAATCCTCCATCGGCTTATGGAGAGAGTTCACGCCTTCTTCTCCTGCTGGCGCTGCTTGGTGGCTTTGGCGCTTCGGTTGGCTTGGCACACTAGATCCCTGTAGGCTGGAGAGCGGAGGAAGCGAGGGTAGCAGTCTTTGGCCATGAGCATGTAGATCTTGTGCTGGGCCGGGTCGAAGCAAGAAGGTGACGCCGCCAGCATGTTGGCTCTGGTGATGTCACGAGTTTCGTGGTCAATGTTAATCTGGAAAAAAAGGACAAGGAGATTAGTTTTCTGTTTTCAATTTTGGAGAGGATAGCAGCTATAACAAAGCCTAACTGCAAAGTATGTGTTTTATGCCTCACAATCTAACTTTTCGGATTCAGATTTAAATCCTTTATATATATTGGTTTTCCTTACCTCCCGAGGAGCGTCGCTGCCAATGAATTCATCATAGATCTTCTGGGCTTTGGCTGGTAGTTTGGCAGTGCACTTGGTAGTCCTGTAATCTTCACAAGCAAAGTAGAACGCAATGTTCTCCTCGCTGAACTCAGACACCAGGAAGGCTGTGAAGGCGCACAGTCCGTCtgaggagaaagaggaaattTGATTACCCATTATATATGATGTATGACATGATGTCCCCACAGGCGTTCCATGTGTCTATAagtttatgtacagtatgcattTACTGGCATTTGCATTGtcattttttgtgtgcaaatgtgTCAAGAAAATCAAGATATTTACTTACATTTGCTGGACAGGAGTTTTTCAAAGGACTCTCTCCACCTAAGGCATTCCTCCAGGGTTGGCCTGAAAATAGATGAAGCGAGATTAGATTTAACCCAGAATTCCAATCAAGCACACAGTGACAACAcatgtcaaattatttttataGTAGTATAGCACAATATGTGTGATGCTTACTTATTATGCCCTATTTTGCAGCAGGATAGATTCCAATTGGATTTTTGCAAAATGCTCCCCAGCCTTGCTTTCAGCTCCTTGGCCCTGTGAGGACAAGAAAACAGGTTAGATACATTTTTCACAACACCTTGATTGATTGCATACTGACAAGCAATTACTGTGCGGTAAAACTCAACGCAGCATGAATCCACACTGAGTGCAAAGTCTAAATTTAGCATAACCTAAAATGGTCATTTGACTTCTCCAATGCTCTCACAcagataatatatattttttgataacaaagataaaaaaaacaaaaacaaacatctgtCTTCCATATCCTGTAATCCAAATCCCAAAACATCAGCCATGTGAGTGTTTGCATGGCGCTTTATTTACCTTTCCAAGCAGCAGGTAGGCAGCGATGCTAGTCCTTTACACATACTGTAGCAGCAGGATGGCGCTGGTAGGGGTGGTGTCTCGGTCGGGTGGCAGTTAAATATCCATTTAGTAAAGCTCTTTAGGGAGCGTGGTAGTCTGTGTGTCTGAACAGAGCCAGAGCAGAGGTTTTATAGTCCTACCTCCCCTGCTTCTGACATGTCATCAGCCCTCTCAGCCAatcaggtagagagagagagagagagagagagagagagagagagagagagagagagagagagagagagagagagagagagagacgatgaGAGGGAGGATATACTGGGAAATAACTGTGAAATGATAAAAGCCACTTTTATTCTACAGTAAGCTCAGTTTGTCTTGCATGTCCCTGAAAACACAACACGTTAATAATCTTTTAGTGTTTTCTTTCAAAACAACTTATTTACACACATGAAAATAGAACATTTGCAGTATTTAAACCGCAGATGTGTGAATACTGTAGCCAGCTTTAAGATATTAGTTCCCTCTGAAATGGAGTAACATTTAGAGTATTCTTAAACTTGGCACTTATTTGTCATATTTGAGCTTTTTATTAGAATTTTttagaatcagaaagggttttattgccaagtacgttttttaacacatacaaggaatttgttttggtgttgttggtgcacgtcacaccATGTTTTATCAAAACATTTTAGCTTCAAACTTGTGTTTTATCATGCAACTACAAATTGTTACAAAGCAGAGCTTGTCCTCAGTAAGTTTCCCCTGTGCAAAACAAGGTTTTAATCAATTGATCTGTGTGTAACCTCACAAGCCGATCTGCTAATAGCATCCTGTGTCGTCACATCGTTTCTCGACAGCTCCTCTGCTCCTTTGTTCCTGGTTCGCTTTGCACAAAGAAGACATAATTGAAGAAATAGGCAGGTTGATAAAGAACCTTTCTGCTGGTAAACACAGTAACACCCAGCCTCTTTATGGACCTGATAAAAGGTGTTCACTCCAGGGAATGATGGGAAGGATATGTAGTATTTACTTTGTTTAATTACATTACTGTAAGCAAGCTGAAAATACAGCCCACTGCTCAACACAATAAAGCTGAAGCGAGACAGTCTCCCATATGGCGAGCTGCAGGTTGCTTATCAAGGATTTGTTCATCATATAATTCAGATTAAAGGGCCATTAGGAAATCTCAGGCAATATGTGACTGAAGAATGGTAATGACTCATTACTTGCACTGCTTTACAGTGGCCTATTATGGCATATTTCCAAAACAGAGAAGTTCCTGTAGCTGATTAAAGCAACAGGAATCATTGATAATAAAAAGTctgtttttgtaaaattgttGATGTTCTCTTCAATGCTAGATCCTAGAGTCACCAGAGCAAATACAGGAATTCGAGCATCTAAACGACAGTGAAAACATTGTGTTTCACTCGTCACACAAGTCTATAGCCATGGGCGTTTCGAGGAACTGAGACCCAACATGGCTGTATGATAGATAAAATCGACTCCGCTCTAATAAAGAAGTGTTCGTTGTCAGAGGTCAGTGGTATGATATAAATGTGTTACCTAAGTCACTTCCTAAGAAGCAGCTAGATTCAGGATTTTCATTAAGACACATCAACTATCTATGTGGACTACAATAACCAAAAAGATTCTTGCACCACAGCTCAGACCAACACATTATATACACTAAGACACAAGAAACTCTGACATTTATGTCTACCAGTTTGATCACGAGGAATATTGTATactgatattatatatattttattgttcaACAGTGATAA
This sequence is a window from Sander lucioperca isolate FBNREF2018 chromosome 11, SLUC_FBN_1.2, whole genome shotgun sequence. Protein-coding genes within it:
- the LOC116038200 gene encoding regulator of G-protein signaling 5-like, translated to MCKGLASLPTCCLERAKELKARLGSILQKSNWNLSCCKIGHNKPTLEECLRWRESFEKLLSSKYGLCAFTAFLVSEFSEENIAFYFACEDYRTTKCTAKLPAKAQKIYDEFIGSDAPREINIDHETRDITRANMLAASPSCFDPAQHKIYMLMAKDCYPRFLRSPAYRDLVCQANRSAKATKQRQQEKKA